A window from Musa acuminata AAA Group cultivar baxijiao chromosome BXJ3-10, Cavendish_Baxijiao_AAA, whole genome shotgun sequence encodes these proteins:
- the LOC135651428 gene encoding uncharacterized protein LOC135651428 translates to MCVDYTNLNRACPKDYYPLPRIDQLVDATSGYELLTFLDAYSGYNQIRMAPADQENTAFITDRGIYCYKVMPFGLKNAGATYQRMVDKLFRRQIGRNMEIYVDDMIVKSKTAEAHLADLAETFQTLRRFHMRLNPAKCVFGVSSGRFLGFVIHQSGIDANPEKVRAITRMHSPRSVKEVQCLTGKLAALSRFISRSGDRCLPFFQALQQVNNFTWTPECEEAFEDLKAYLTRLPRLASPEPGETLGLYLAASARAVSSALVREAPPKQQPIYYVSHVLAGAEARYPPHRKAGSGVEGRKDADRAWTLHVDGSTITGVAGVGLILKSPTGETYERSVRLQFQATNNEAEYEALLHGLRLALEMQVDNLEVFNDSQLVTGHVNGSYEARDPTMASYLAETQRLARLFSRFSITQVPRAQNASADALAKAASARGLEKASVTEPITASTIPSCGVVETRTSPNWMEEILCFKSDGEEPDDPAAARRLRRTQTWYSLVGGKLYRRGFSQPLLLCLAPPEAHTVLAELHEGICGEHIGGRTLAFKALRQGYYWPTMRRDAAAYVRQCQPCQRHARLQHQPAVPLNSMEIAWPFAQWGLDLLGPFPPASGQ, encoded by the exons atgtgtgttgactacaccaatCTCAACCGAGCGTGTCCCAAAGACTACTACCCGCTCCCGAGAATAGATCAGCTAGTCGACGCCACCTCGGGCTACGAGCTCCTTACCTTCTTGGACGCATactcgggctacaaccaaatccgcATGGCGCCAGCGGACCAAGAGAATACCGCTTTCATCACCGACAGAGGAATATATTGCTATAAGGTGATGCCGTTCGGCTTAAAGAACGCTGGGGCAACCTACCAGAGGATGGTCGACAAGCTGTTCAGACGCCAGATTGGCAGGAACATGGAAAtatatgtggacgacatgatcgtaaaaagcAAAACCGCGGAGGCGCACCTGGCCGATTTGGCCGAGACTTTTCAGACCCTCAGGCGATTCCATATGCGTTTGAACCCCGCAAAGTGCGTCTTCGGGGTCAGCTCGGGAAGATTCCTCGGCTTCGTCATCCACCAGAGTGGAAtagacgccaacccggaaaaggtacGGGCCATAACCCGGATGCACTCACCCCGCTCTGTCAAAGAAGTACAGTGTCTCACGGGGAAACTGGCGGCGCTCAGTAGATTCATATCCAGGTCGGGCGACCGATGCCTGCCTTTCTTCCAGGCTCTGCAACAAGTCAACAACTTCACCTGGACACCCGAGTGCGAGGAAGCTTTTGAAGACCTGAAGGCGTACCTTACCCGCCTGCCCCGACTCGCTTCCCCTGAGCCAGGAGAAACCCTGGGCCTTTACTTGGCGGCGTCAGCACGGGCAGTTAGCTCGGCGTTGGTCCGAGAAGCACCGCCCAAGCAGCAGCCCATCTattacgtcagccacgtccttgCCGGGGCCGAGGCGCGGTACCCCCCCCATCGAAAGGCTGGCTCTGGCGTTG AGGGGCGCAAGGACGCCGACCGTGCGTGGACCCTGCATGTTGACGGCTCCACCATCACCGGTGTGGCTGGAGTTGGCCTCATCCTTAAAAGCCCTACCGGAGAAACCTACGAAAGGTCCGTCCGACTGCAATtccaagccaccaacaacgaagccGAGTACGAGGCGCTACTACATGGCCTACGCCTCGCCTTGGAGATGCAGGTAGACAACCTCGAGGTATTCAACGACTCTCAGCTAGTGACGGGACACGTAAATGGGAGCTACGAGGCCCGGGACCCCACGATGGCATCATACCTGGCGGAAACACAACGGCTCGCCCGCCTCTTCAGCCGGTTTTCGATCACACAAGTGCCCCGGGCCCAAAACGCATCCGCCGACGCTCTGGCAAAAGCAGCCTCCGCACGGGGTTTGGAAAAAGCCTCCGTGACCGAGCCCATAACAGCGTCGACCATACCATCCTGCGGCGTCGTCGAGACCCGAACCTCGCCAAACTGGATGGAGGAAATACTCTGCTTCAAGTCAGATGGGGAGGAGCCCGACGACCCGGCGGCAGCAAGACGACTAAGGCGAACGCAGACCTGGTATAGCCTGGTCGGTGGGAAGTTGTACCGCAGAGGCTTCTCACAGCCCCTCTTGCTCTGCCTCGCACCCCCCGAGGCCCACACTGTCCTCGCCGAGCTTCACGAGGGAATTTGTGGGGAGCATATAGGGGGTCGGACCTTGGCCTTCAAGGCCCTCCGACAGGGATACTACTGGCCAACAATGCGCCGAGACGCTGCAGCATACGTGCGGCAATGCCAGCCGTGCCAACGGCACGCCCGACTGCAGCATCAACCGGCGGTCCCTCTCAACTCGATGGAAATCGCTTGGCCCTTCGCCCAGTGGGGACTCgatctcctcggccccttcccTCCGGCTTCGGGGCAATGA